Proteins encoded by one window of Streptomyces sp. ALI-76-A:
- a CDS encoding DUF948 domain-containing protein, with protein MRTVSGGEVAGILVAVFWAILVSFLAVALARLAQTLRATTKLVADVTDQAVPLLSDASAAVRSAQTQIDRVDAIASDVQEVTSNASALSTTVASTFGGPLVKVAAFGYGVRRALGGQKDDVPAKAPRRTVIVGRTVSRRDKRDLRKKKD; from the coding sequence GTGCGCACAGTGTCCGGTGGAGAGGTGGCCGGGATCCTGGTGGCCGTCTTCTGGGCGATCCTGGTGTCCTTCCTCGCCGTCGCGCTGGCGAGGCTGGCCCAGACGCTCAGGGCGACCACCAAGCTCGTGGCGGACGTGACCGATCAGGCCGTCCCGCTGCTGTCCGACGCCTCCGCGGCGGTGCGCTCCGCGCAGACCCAGATCGACCGGGTCGACGCGATCGCGTCGGACGTCCAGGAGGTCACGTCGAACGCCTCGGCGCTCTCGACGACCGTCGCCTCCACCTTCGGCGGCCCCCTGGTCAAGGTCGCCGCCTTCGGCTACGGCGTACGCCGGGCCCTCGGCGGCCAGAAGGACGACGTACCCGCCAAGGCACCCCGGCGTACCGTGATCGTGGGCCGCACGGTCTCTCGGCGGGACAAGCGAGACCTCCGCAAAAAGAAGGACTGA
- the hisS gene encoding histidine--tRNA ligase, with amino-acid sequence MSTFKAPKGTYDLIPPDSARFLAVREAIAAPLRTSGYGYIETPGFENVELFARGVGESTDIVTKEMYAFETKGGDRLALRPEGTASVLRAALEANLHKAGNLPVKLWYSGSYYRYERPQKGRYRHFSQVGAEAIGAEDPALDAELLILADQAYRSLGLRNFRILLNSLGDKECRPVYREALQGFLRDLDLDEETLRRAEINPLRVLDDKRPDVQKQLTDAPVLRDYLCDDCKAYHEEVRELITAAGVSFEDDPKLVRGLDYYTRTTFEFVHDGLGSQSAVGGGGRYDGLSEMIGGPALPSVGWALGVDRTVLALEAEGVELELPAATSVFAVPLGEEARRVLFAKVTELRKNGIAADFSYGAKGLKGAMKNANRSGARYTVVAGERDLAEGVVQLKDMESGEQTPIGVNEIVAELESRLG; translated from the coding sequence GTGAGCACCTTCAAGGCCCCCAAGGGCACGTACGACCTGATCCCGCCGGACTCCGCGCGGTTCCTCGCGGTCCGCGAGGCGATCGCCGCGCCGCTGCGCACCTCCGGTTACGGCTACATCGAGACACCGGGCTTCGAGAACGTCGAGCTCTTCGCGCGCGGGGTCGGCGAGTCCACCGACATCGTGACGAAGGAGATGTACGCCTTCGAGACCAAGGGCGGCGACCGGCTGGCGCTGCGCCCCGAGGGCACCGCCTCCGTGCTGCGCGCCGCGCTGGAGGCCAACCTGCACAAGGCGGGCAACCTGCCGGTCAAGCTCTGGTACTCCGGCTCGTACTACCGCTACGAACGCCCCCAGAAGGGCCGTTACCGCCACTTCTCGCAGGTCGGCGCCGAGGCGATCGGCGCGGAGGACCCGGCACTGGACGCCGAACTGCTCATCCTGGCCGACCAGGCGTACCGCTCGCTGGGCCTGCGGAACTTCCGGATCCTGCTGAACTCCCTGGGCGACAAGGAGTGCCGGCCGGTGTACCGGGAGGCGCTGCAGGGCTTCCTGCGGGACCTGGACCTCGACGAGGAGACGCTGCGCCGCGCGGAGATCAACCCGCTGCGCGTCCTGGACGACAAGCGCCCCGACGTCCAGAAGCAGCTGACGGACGCGCCGGTGCTGCGCGACTACCTCTGCGACGACTGCAAGGCGTACCACGAGGAGGTCCGCGAGCTGATCACGGCGGCGGGTGTCTCCTTCGAGGACGACCCGAAGCTGGTGCGCGGCCTGGACTACTACACCCGTACGACGTTCGAGTTCGTCCACGACGGTCTGGGCTCGCAGTCCGCGGTGGGCGGGGGCGGCCGCTACGACGGGCTGTCCGAGATGATCGGCGGGCCCGCGCTGCCGTCCGTCGGGTGGGCGCTGGGCGTCGACCGCACGGTGCTCGCGCTGGAGGCGGAGGGGGTCGAGCTCGAACTCCCTGCGGCGACCAGTGTGTTCGCGGTGCCGCTGGGGGAGGAGGCCCGGCGGGTGCTGTTCGCGAAGGTCACCGAGCTGCGCAAGAACGGCATCGCGGCGGACTTCTCGTACGGCGCGAAGGGGCTCAAGGGGGCGATGAAGAACGCCAACCGCAGTGGCGCGCGCTACACGGTCGTCGCCGGTGAGCGTGATCTCGCCGAGGGGGTCGTCCAGCTCAAGGACATGGAGTCCGGCGAGCAGACGCCGATCGGCGTGAACGAGATCGTGGCGGAACTGGAGTCGAGGCTGGGCTGA
- a CDS encoding ABC transporter ATP-binding protein, producing the protein MTTHANELAVDVRGLRKRYGGVTAVDGIDLDIRRGEVFGLLGPNGAGKSTTVEILQGNRDRDGGEVSVLGSDPAHGTRAWRSRVGIVWQDESAPAELTVDESVRHFARYYPRPRDPQEVIGLVGLEAKAGSRVKALSGGQRRRLDVALGVIGGPELLLLDEPTTGFDPAARRQFWDLIRKLADEGTTILLTTHYLEEAEALADRLAIVTRGRVVAEGEPTALRERHGTGTTVEWTDTDGTPRAERTDTPTRTVAELMRRFDGEIPGLRVSRPTLEDVYLRLTGQSTARTAQTAKSAATPQTGATAAEDTR; encoded by the coding sequence ATGACAACACACGCGAACGAGCTCGCGGTGGACGTACGGGGGCTGCGCAAACGGTACGGCGGCGTGACCGCCGTCGACGGCATCGACCTCGACATCCGCAGGGGCGAGGTGTTCGGCCTGCTGGGGCCCAACGGGGCGGGCAAGAGCACGACGGTGGAGATCCTCCAGGGCAACCGGGACCGGGACGGGGGCGAGGTGTCCGTGCTGGGGTCGGACCCGGCGCACGGCACGCGCGCGTGGCGCTCACGGGTGGGAATCGTCTGGCAGGACGAATCCGCGCCCGCCGAGTTGACGGTCGACGAGAGCGTGCGGCACTTCGCCCGCTACTACCCGAGGCCGCGGGACCCTCAGGAGGTCATCGGCCTGGTCGGTCTGGAGGCGAAGGCGGGCAGCCGGGTCAAGGCGCTGTCCGGCGGGCAGCGCCGGCGTCTCGACGTGGCGCTGGGGGTGATCGGCGGCCCCGAACTGCTGCTCCTGGACGAGCCGACGACCGGATTCGACCCGGCGGCCCGGCGCCAGTTCTGGGACCTGATCCGCAAGCTGGCCGACGAGGGCACGACCATCCTGCTCACCACGCACTACCTGGAGGAGGCGGAGGCGCTCGCGGACCGGCTGGCGATCGTCACCCGGGGACGGGTGGTCGCCGAGGGTGAGCCGACCGCGCTGCGGGAGCGGCACGGCACCGGGACCACCGTCGAGTGGACCGACACGGACGGCACCCCGCGCGCGGAGCGCACCGACACGCCCACCCGGACGGTCGCCGAGCTGATGCGCCGCTTCGACGGCGAGATCCCGGGGCTGCGGGTGAGCCGCCCCACGCTGGAGGACGTCTACCTCCGGCTGACGGGACAGTCGACGGCACGGACCGCACAGACCGCCAAGTCCGCGGCGACCCCACAGACCGGAGCGACCGCGGCGGAGGACACGCGATGA
- the rpsD gene encoding 30S ribosomal protein S4 has protein sequence MPNQSRPKVKKSRALGIALTPKAVKYFEARPYPPGEHGRGRKQNSDYKVRLLEKQRLRAQYDVSERQLVRAYERASKVQGKTGEALIIELERRLDALVLRSGIARTIYQARQMVVHGHIEVNGQKVDKPSFRVRPDDVVMVRERSREKTLFSIAREGGFAPDGETPRYLQVNLRALAFRLDREPNRKEIPVICDEQLVVEYYAR, from the coding sequence ATGCCGAACCAGTCCCGCCCCAAGGTCAAGAAGTCGCGTGCCCTCGGCATCGCGCTGACCCCGAAGGCCGTCAAGTACTTCGAGGCCCGCCCCTACCCGCCGGGTGAGCACGGCCGCGGCCGCAAGCAGAACTCGGACTACAAGGTCCGTCTGCTGGAGAAGCAGCGTCTGCGCGCGCAGTACGACGTGTCCGAGCGTCAGCTCGTCCGCGCCTACGAGCGTGCCTCCAAGGTCCAGGGCAAGACCGGTGAGGCCCTGATCATCGAGCTCGAGCGCCGTCTCGACGCGCTGGTCCTGCGTTCGGGCATCGCCCGCACGATCTACCAGGCCCGCCAGATGGTCGTCCACGGCCACATCGAGGTCAACGGCCAGAAGGTCGACAAGCCGTCCTTCCGCGTCCGTCCCGACGACGTCGTGATGGTCCGTGAGCGCAGCCGCGAGAAGACCCTGTTCTCGATCGCGCGCGAGGGCGGCTTCGCCCCCGACGGCGAGACCCCGCGCTACCTCCAGGTGAACCTCCGCGCCCTGGCCTTCCGCCTGGACCGCGAGCCGAACCGCAAGGAGATCCCGGTGATCTGCGACGAGCAGCTCGTCGTCGAGTACTACGCCCGCTGA
- a CDS encoding response regulator transcription factor encodes MIRIILADDHPVVREGLRAMLSAEPDLEVVADASSGPQAEAMAERLRPDIVLMDLRMPGGGGVDSIVRMSAAGLPCRVIVLTTYETDRDILRAVEAGAAGYLLKDLPRGELAEAVRAAARGETVLAPSVAARLVDQLRTRPERPRLSERETAVLRLVAEGCTNAEIGRRLFIGESTVKTHLLRIFGKLGVDDRTAAVTSAMRHGLLD; translated from the coding sequence GTGATCCGGATCATCCTGGCCGACGACCATCCCGTCGTACGCGAGGGGCTGCGGGCGATGCTCAGTGCCGAACCGGACCTGGAGGTGGTCGCGGACGCGTCCAGCGGACCGCAGGCGGAGGCGATGGCGGAGCGGCTGCGGCCCGACATCGTGCTGATGGACCTGCGGATGCCGGGCGGCGGGGGCGTGGACTCCATCGTGCGGATGAGCGCGGCGGGGCTGCCGTGCCGGGTGATCGTCCTGACGACGTACGAGACGGACCGGGACATCCTGCGGGCGGTGGAGGCGGGGGCGGCGGGCTATCTGCTGAAGGATCTGCCGCGTGGCGAACTGGCGGAGGCGGTACGGGCCGCCGCGCGGGGTGAGACCGTGCTGGCCCCCTCGGTCGCCGCCCGGCTGGTCGACCAGCTCCGTACCAGGCCGGAGCGGCCCCGTCTGTCGGAGCGTGAGACGGCGGTGCTGCGGCTGGTGGCGGAGGGGTGCACGAACGCGGAGATCGGGCGCCGGCTGTTCATCGGTGAGTCGACCGTGAAGACCCATCTCCTGCGGATCTTCGGCAAGCTGGGGGTGGACGACCGGACGGCGGCGGTGACGAGCGCGATGCGCCACGGTCTGCTCGACTGA
- a CDS encoding replication-associated recombination protein A, producing the protein MEPDLFTAAAEERQEKDPAASPLAVRMRPRTLDEVVGQRHLLKPGSPLRRLVGESAGGPAGPSSVILWGPPGTGKTTLAYVVSKATNKRFVELSAITAGVKEVRAVIEGARRATGGFGKETVLFLDEIHRFSKAQQDSLLPAVENRWVTLIAATTENPYFSVISPLLSRSLLLTLEPLTDDDLRGLLHRALTDERGLKGSVTLPGDTEEHLLRIAGGDARRALTALEAAAGAALDKGEAEVALQTLEETVDRAAVTYDRDGDQHYDVASALIKSIRGSDVDAALHYLARMIEAGEDPRFIARRLMISASEDIGLADPNALPIAVAAAQAVAMIGFPEAALTLSHATIALALAPKSNAATTAIGAAMEDVRKGLAGPVPPHLRDGHYKGAAKLGHAQGYVYPHDVPEGIAAQQYAPDAIKDREYYTPTRHGAEARYADAVEWTRTHLGRKRS; encoded by the coding sequence GTGGAGCCCGACCTGTTCACCGCCGCAGCAGAAGAACGTCAGGAGAAGGACCCGGCCGCCAGCCCGCTGGCCGTCCGGATGCGTCCGCGCACCCTCGACGAGGTCGTGGGCCAGCGGCACCTGCTGAAGCCGGGCTCGCCCCTGCGCAGACTGGTCGGCGAGAGCGCGGGTGGCCCGGCCGGTCCCTCTTCGGTGATCCTCTGGGGCCCGCCCGGCACCGGGAAGACGACGCTGGCGTACGTCGTCTCCAAGGCCACCAACAAGCGCTTCGTGGAGCTGTCGGCGATCACCGCCGGCGTCAAGGAGGTCCGCGCGGTCATCGAGGGGGCCCGCCGCGCCACCGGCGGCTTCGGCAAGGAGACCGTCCTCTTCCTCGACGAGATCCACCGCTTCAGCAAGGCCCAGCAGGACTCCCTGCTCCCGGCCGTCGAGAACCGCTGGGTGACGCTCATCGCGGCGACGACGGAGAACCCGTACTTCTCGGTGATCTCCCCGCTGCTGTCCCGCTCCCTCCTGCTCACCCTCGAACCCCTCACCGACGACGACCTGCGCGGCCTGCTGCACCGGGCCCTCACCGACGAACGCGGCCTCAAGGGCTCCGTCACCCTCCCCGGGGACACCGAGGAGCACCTGTTGCGGATCGCCGGCGGTGACGCCCGCCGCGCCCTGACCGCCCTGGAGGCGGCCGCCGGTGCCGCCCTCGACAAGGGCGAGGCGGAGGTCGCCCTACAGACGCTGGAGGAGACGGTCGACCGGGCGGCCGTGACGTACGACCGCGACGGCGACCAGCACTACGACGTGGCCAGCGCCCTGATCAAGTCCATCCGCGGCTCCGACGTCGACGCGGCCCTGCACTACCTGGCCCGCATGATCGAGGCTGGCGAGGACCCTCGCTTCATCGCCCGCCGCCTGATGATCTCCGCCAGCGAGGACATCGGCCTCGCCGACCCGAACGCCCTGCCGATCGCGGTCGCCGCCGCCCAGGCCGTCGCCATGATCGGCTTCCCGGAGGCCGCCCTCACCCTCAGCCACGCCACCATCGCCCTGGCCCTGGCCCCCAAGTCCAACGCGGCGACCACCGCGATCGGCGCCGCCATGGAGGACGTCCGCAAGGGACTGGCCGGACCCGTCCCGCCGCACCTGCGCGACGGGCACTACAAGGGCGCCGCCAAGCTCGGACACGCGCAGGGGTACGTGTACCCGCACGACGTGCCCGAGGGCATCGCCGCCCAGCAGTACGCGCCGGACGCCATCAAGGACCGCGAGTACTACACCCCCACCCGGCACGGCGCCGAGGCCCGGTACGCGGACGCCGTGGAGTGGACCCGCACCCACCTCGGTCGCAAGCGGTCCTGA
- a CDS encoding sensor histidine kinase: MTDPDDTVGAYTWARSFRIWDTYFALIWLATLVFVLGTAHPAWPVRVVAAGLLIPLVPLFVWIGRPILRGDPPEERQALGYLVAAMALFLPSAILVGETRLMTFALVPQCFMTLRMHRALAAVAVINLVPVLGWALVWWPSHQDVFFNTLFALVTLVFSVAVGSWVIRIIEQSQERAALITELDASRHEVSRLSAERGALAERERMAREIHDTLAQGFTSLLMLIQAVEAELDHDVPQARRHLALMDETARQNLAEARALVAGGAPADLAGASLPDALRRLATRHEATLDVTGSARPLPAGAEVVALRTCQEALANARRHAGSSPAVGICLAYADEHLTVSVRDDGCGFDPETVRGGYGLAGLRARATEVGGTAQVRSVPGDGTTVTVRLPVPPPRSAW; the protein is encoded by the coding sequence GTGACCGACCCGGACGACACCGTCGGCGCGTACACCTGGGCCCGGTCGTTCCGGATCTGGGACACGTACTTCGCGCTCATCTGGCTGGCCACCCTGGTGTTCGTGCTCGGCACGGCGCATCCGGCGTGGCCGGTCCGGGTGGTCGCGGCGGGGCTGCTCATCCCGCTGGTCCCGTTGTTCGTGTGGATCGGACGGCCCATTCTGCGTGGCGACCCGCCCGAGGAACGGCAGGCCCTCGGTTACCTGGTCGCGGCGATGGCGCTGTTCCTGCCGTCGGCGATCCTGGTGGGCGAGACGCGGCTGATGACCTTCGCGCTGGTGCCCCAGTGCTTCATGACCCTGCGGATGCACCGGGCACTGGCGGCGGTGGCCGTCATCAATCTCGTGCCGGTGCTCGGCTGGGCCCTGGTGTGGTGGCCCAGCCACCAGGACGTCTTCTTCAACACCCTGTTCGCTCTCGTGACCCTGGTCTTCTCGGTGGCCGTCGGCAGCTGGGTCATCCGGATCATCGAGCAGAGTCAGGAGCGGGCCGCGCTGATCACGGAGCTGGACGCGAGCCGCCACGAGGTGTCCCGGCTGTCGGCCGAGCGCGGCGCGCTGGCCGAGAGGGAGCGGATGGCCCGGGAGATCCACGACACGCTGGCGCAGGGCTTCACCAGCCTGCTGATGCTCATCCAGGCCGTCGAGGCGGAACTCGACCACGACGTGCCGCAGGCCCGCCGGCATCTCGCCCTGATGGACGAGACGGCCCGTCAGAACCTGGCGGAGGCACGGGCCCTGGTCGCCGGGGGCGCGCCCGCCGACCTGGCGGGGGCCTCCCTGCCGGACGCGCTGCGCCGACTCGCCACACGGCACGAGGCGACGCTGGACGTGACCGGTTCCGCACGTCCGCTGCCCGCCGGCGCCGAGGTGGTGGCCCTGCGCACCTGCCAGGAGGCGCTGGCCAACGCCCGCAGGCACGCGGGGAGTTCACCCGCGGTGGGCATCTGCCTGGCGTACGCCGACGAGCACCTGACCGTGTCCGTACGGGACGACGGCTGCGGCTTCGACCCGGAGACCGTCCGCGGGGGCTACGGTCTGGCGGGGCTGCGGGCCCGGGCCACGGAGGTCGGCGGGACGGCTCAGGTGCGCAGCGTCCCCGGCGACGGTACGACGGTGACCGTCCGCCTGCCCGTACCGCCCCCGAGGAGCGCATGGTGA
- a CDS encoding ABC transporter permease codes for MTTTVVRPRTTPSAARLPGAWGLGLRRGVLEIRQFFRQRDHVVFTFAFPVVFLFLFASIFSDDVPDAGITASQLYVPAMMAAGIMSTSFQSLGVTIAIERDEKVLRRLRGTPMPPAAYFLGKIWLVLVTGLLETVILLAVGTGLYDIQLPSDAERWFHFAWIFLLGLTACALLGIAVSSVPKSGKSASSVVVLPFLVLQFISGVYIAIDTIPDWMLNIGALFPLKWMCQGLRGVFLPESARILEQTGSWEFGRIALVLGAWCVGGLLLCLLTFRWKDRRDG; via the coding sequence ATGACCACGACCGTCGTACGGCCCCGGACCACGCCGTCCGCCGCGCGGCTGCCCGGCGCGTGGGGACTCGGACTGCGGCGGGGGGTGCTGGAGATCAGGCAGTTCTTCCGGCAGCGCGACCACGTGGTGTTCACGTTCGCCTTCCCGGTCGTGTTCCTGTTCCTCTTCGCGTCGATCTTCAGCGACGACGTGCCGGACGCCGGCATCACCGCCTCGCAGCTCTACGTTCCCGCGATGATGGCCGCCGGCATCATGTCGACGAGTTTCCAGTCCCTCGGCGTCACCATCGCGATCGAGCGGGACGAGAAGGTGCTGCGCCGGCTGCGCGGGACGCCGATGCCGCCGGCCGCGTACTTCCTGGGCAAGATCTGGCTGGTTCTGGTCACCGGTCTGCTGGAGACCGTGATCCTGCTGGCCGTCGGCACCGGGCTGTACGACATCCAGCTCCCCTCGGACGCGGAGCGCTGGTTCCACTTCGCCTGGATCTTCCTGCTCGGGCTGACGGCGTGCGCGCTGCTCGGGATCGCGGTCAGCTCGGTCCCGAAGTCGGGCAAGAGCGCCAGCTCCGTGGTCGTCCTGCCCTTCCTGGTGTTGCAGTTCATCTCCGGGGTGTACATCGCGATCGACACCATCCCGGACTGGATGCTGAACATCGGCGCGCTGTTCCCGCTGAAGTGGATGTGCCAGGGGCTGCGCGGGGTGTTCCTGCCCGAGTCGGCGCGGATCCTGGAGCAGACGGGGAGCTGGGAGTTCGGCCGGATCGCCCTGGTGCTCGGGGCGTGGTGCGTCGGAGGATTGCTGCTGTGTCTGCTGACCTTCCGGTGGAAAGACCGACGCGACGGGTGA
- a CDS encoding regulator: MRDHQCGSTPVPGNLPLELTRFVGRTAELARLARVLAASRLVTVTGAGGVGTSRLAAHAAARAGVRDGVWRVELAPVRDPELVHHAVVEALGLTDHTTRAPRETLLAHLAERELLLILDGFEHLVDTCASLVTELSCRAPGLRVLAVGRRPLEVAGEHLFPLGPLDLDEAAELFVDRAARHGIGLRDDPDVRELCRRLEGIPLAVELAAGRLRALSPAQLLERLDDRFQLLTGGSRDALPRHRTLRTAIGWSHELCTPEERLLWSRLSVFAGWFDLEAAEYVCGGDGLPADDVLDVVAELLAQSLLTREETVTGVRYRMLDTVRAYGADWLEATGDAARLRRRHRDWYVGLATWCELDWFSPRQHEVAARIEAELPNLRLALECCLAEPEGVRLGQYLAGSLWFCWVGCGRLAEGRHWLERAVRLGPEHERSRLKALWVLGHVAILQGDAVPALAALEECRTGAERVASATGRAYAEHRIGCLALVTDDMARAETLLRSALERYREIGELNSNVLMGQVELAMTRAFQGDLPDAVRLCEDVRRVCEDHGERWARGYALYVLAYAAWSGGDPARARELLTDCLDGAHAFGDLLGSVLSIELLALVAATEGDPAEAAVLQGAAAAMWPSVGLPLFGSAYYNAPHELCERAARDQLGDERYEECARQGRSLGREGAVARALGRGGPGVPAALPGPCGPVRPATASPDTHEPAASPTRKGGETAG, encoded by the coding sequence ATGCGCGATCATCAGTGCGGGAGTACCCCGGTGCCCGGCAATCTCCCCCTGGAGCTCACCAGGTTCGTGGGCCGCACGGCCGAACTCGCCCGGCTGGCACGGGTACTCGCCGCCTCGCGGCTGGTGACCGTCACGGGAGCCGGCGGGGTCGGCACGTCACGGCTGGCGGCGCATGCCGCGGCGCGGGCCGGGGTCCGTGACGGTGTGTGGCGGGTCGAGCTGGCACCCGTGCGGGATCCCGAACTCGTCCATCACGCGGTCGTGGAGGCACTGGGACTGACGGACCACACCACGCGGGCGCCGCGCGAGACCCTGCTGGCCCATCTCGCCGAGCGTGAACTCCTGCTGATCCTGGACGGGTTCGAGCATCTGGTGGACACGTGCGCCTCGCTGGTGACCGAGCTGTCGTGCCGGGCGCCGGGCCTGCGGGTCCTCGCCGTGGGACGCAGGCCGCTGGAGGTGGCCGGCGAGCACCTGTTCCCGCTGGGTCCGCTGGACCTGGACGAGGCGGCCGAGCTGTTCGTGGACCGGGCGGCCCGCCACGGGATCGGTCTGCGGGACGATCCGGACGTACGGGAGCTGTGCCGGCGGCTGGAGGGCATCCCGCTGGCGGTCGAGCTGGCCGCGGGACGGCTGCGGGCACTGTCCCCGGCGCAGTTGCTGGAGCGGCTCGACGACCGGTTCCAGCTGCTGACCGGCGGGAGCCGTGACGCGCTCCCCCGGCACCGGACGCTGCGCACGGCGATCGGCTGGAGCCACGAACTGTGCACTCCCGAGGAGCGGTTGCTGTGGTCGCGGCTGTCGGTGTTCGCCGGGTGGTTCGACCTGGAGGCCGCGGAGTACGTGTGCGGCGGGGACGGGCTGCCCGCGGACGACGTCCTCGATGTCGTCGCGGAGCTGCTGGCCCAGTCCCTGCTCACCCGCGAGGAGACCGTGACCGGTGTGCGTTACCGCATGCTGGACACGGTCCGGGCGTACGGCGCCGACTGGCTGGAGGCCACCGGTGACGCGGCCCGGCTGCGGCGGCGGCACCGGGACTGGTACGTGGGCCTGGCGACCTGGTGCGAGCTGGACTGGTTCTCGCCGCGGCAGCACGAGGTGGCCGCGCGGATCGAGGCGGAACTGCCGAATCTGCGGCTGGCCCTCGAGTGCTGCCTGGCCGAGCCGGAGGGCGTGCGGCTGGGCCAGTACCTGGCGGGCTCGCTGTGGTTCTGCTGGGTCGGCTGCGGCCGGCTGGCGGAGGGGCGGCACTGGCTGGAGCGGGCTGTACGGCTGGGCCCGGAGCACGAGCGGTCCCGGCTGAAGGCACTGTGGGTGCTCGGCCACGTGGCGATCCTCCAGGGGGACGCGGTGCCCGCGCTGGCCGCGCTGGAGGAGTGCCGCACCGGGGCGGAGCGGGTCGCGAGTGCCACGGGGCGGGCCTACGCGGAGCACCGCATCGGCTGTCTGGCCCTGGTGACGGACGACATGGCGCGCGCGGAGACGCTGCTGCGCTCGGCGCTGGAGCGCTACCGGGAGATCGGCGAGCTGAACAGCAACGTGCTGATGGGCCAGGTGGAGCTGGCGATGACGCGGGCCTTCCAGGGCGATCTGCCGGACGCGGTGCGGCTGTGCGAGGACGTCCGCCGGGTCTGCGAGGACCACGGCGAGCGATGGGCGCGGGGGTACGCGCTGTACGTCCTGGCCTACGCCGCCTGGAGCGGGGGCGATCCGGCCCGCGCCCGCGAGCTGCTCACGGACTGTCTGGACGGGGCCCACGCCTTTGGCGACCTGCTCGGCTCGGTGCTGTCCATCGAGCTGCTGGCCCTGGTCGCGGCCACGGAGGGCGACCCGGCGGAGGCCGCGGTGCTACAGGGCGCGGCCGCGGCCATGTGGCCGTCGGTGGGCCTGCCGCTGTTCGGCTCGGCGTACTACAACGCCCCGCACGAGCTGTGCGAGCGGGCGGCCCGGGACCAGCTGGGCGACGAGCGGTACGAGGAGTGCGCCCGGCAGGGGCGGTCGCTCGGGCGTGAGGGGGCCGTGGCCCGGGCCCTGGGGCGTGGCGGGCCCGGGGTGCCGGCGGCGCTGCCGGGGCCGTGTGGCCCCGTCCGGCCCGCGACGGCGTCCCCGGACACGCACGAACCCGCCGCCTCGCCCACCCGGAAGGGCGGGGAGACGGCGGGCTGA
- a CDS encoding vitamin K epoxide reductase family protein, with translation MSKTTVKNVSTESEPVPETSSAGPRTAGGSRAFALLLVITGAAGLLAAWVITLDKFKLLEAKVEGRTFVPGCSLNPVVSCGSVMESRQAEAFGFPNPMLGLVCYGMVICVGMSLLARARFPRWYWLTFNFGTLFGVGFCTWLQFQSLYRIGALCLWCSLAWVATIVMFWYVTSFNVRNGFLPAPHWLKSFFGEFTWVLPVLHTGVIGILIMTRWWDFWTS, from the coding sequence ATGAGCAAGACCACAGTCAAAAACGTCTCCACCGAGTCGGAGCCCGTGCCGGAGACCTCCTCCGCCGGGCCCCGGACGGCGGGCGGCAGCCGTGCGTTCGCCCTGCTGCTGGTGATCACCGGTGCGGCGGGTCTGCTCGCCGCGTGGGTCATCACGCTCGACAAGTTCAAGCTGCTCGAAGCCAAGGTCGAGGGCAGGACCTTCGTCCCCGGGTGCAGCCTGAACCCCGTCGTCTCCTGCGGCAGCGTCATGGAGAGCAGGCAGGCCGAGGCCTTCGGGTTCCCCAACCCGATGCTCGGCCTGGTCTGCTACGGCATGGTGATCTGCGTCGGCATGAGCCTGCTCGCCCGGGCCCGGTTCCCCCGCTGGTACTGGCTGACCTTCAACTTCGGCACGCTCTTCGGTGTCGGCTTCTGCACCTGGCTGCAGTTCCAGTCGCTGTACCGGATCGGCGCCCTGTGCCTGTGGTGCTCCCTGGCCTGGGTCGCGACGATCGTCATGTTCTGGTACGTGACGTCGTTCAACGTCCGCAACGGCTTCCTGCCCGCCCCGCACTGGCTGAAGAGCTTCTTCGGCGAGTTCACCTGGGTGCTTCCGGTGCTGCACACCGGCGTCATCGGCATCCTGATCATGACCCGCTGGTGGGACTTCTGGACCAGCTGA